Proteins found in one Syntrophotaleaceae bacterium genomic segment:
- a CDS encoding nucleotidyltransferase yields MITNEQKRVVIDNMVKLLELPDSAYDKARKRYEDLGEWFDRDESAVSGNNPHIFPQGSFRLGTAIRPLDESEEYDLDLACKLRDGISKDSHTQETLKKLIGIELEAYRKARGIKNELEPKHRCWRLEYQDDLSFHMDIVPCIPADEKRRKAILESIRKTGLDEYVAGSASQTTISITDDRHEGYKHICDDWNISNPEGYAKWFEYRMNPQQTRILLEKAQVDDVPLFKKKTPLQRVVQILKRHRDNWSKDNPDSKPISIIITTLAARAYNGETDIVAALGNVLEKMGGLVNQTRPRVPNPVDPEEDFADRWYRPDCLHLRLEEHFNAWLLQARTDFQHITSTTDTEFLCEHIEEKFSLRVNESARPWEW; encoded by the coding sequence ATGATTACCAACGAACAAAAACGAGTCGTAATAGACAACATGGTCAAATTGCTGGAGCTCCCTGATTCGGCCTATGACAAAGCGCGTAAAAGGTATGAGGATCTCGGAGAGTGGTTTGACCGCGATGAATCAGCCGTATCGGGAAACAATCCGCATATTTTCCCGCAGGGATCGTTCCGCCTTGGCACAGCGATACGCCCACTTGATGAAAGTGAAGAATACGACCTTGATCTTGCCTGCAAGCTCCGGGACGGAATCAGCAAGGACAGCCATACTCAGGAAACCCTAAAAAAGCTGATTGGTATTGAGCTGGAAGCCTATCGGAAGGCCCGGGGCATCAAGAATGAACTGGAGCCGAAGCATCGCTGCTGGCGTCTTGAGTATCAGGATGACCTCAGCTTTCACATGGATATTGTTCCGTGTATTCCAGCAGATGAAAAACGGCGAAAAGCGATATTGGAGTCTATCCGCAAAACAGGATTGGACGAGTATGTAGCCGGGTCCGCATCCCAGACCACGATATCCATAACGGACGACCGGCACGAAGGCTACAAGCATATATGTGATGACTGGAACATCAGTAACCCTGAAGGATATGCCAAGTGGTTTGAATACCGAATGAATCCACAACAGACCAGAATTCTTCTGGAAAAGGCTCAGGTGGATGATGTTCCATTGTTCAAAAAGAAAACGCCTTTGCAGCGGGTTGTTCAGATTTTGAAGCGCCATCGTGACAACTGGAGCAAGGACAACCCGGATTCCAAGCCTATTTCAATCATCATAACGACACTGGCCGCCAGAGCCTATAACGGCGAGACCGATATTGTTGCGGCACTTGGCAATGTGCTTGAAAAGATGGGAGGTTTGGTAAACCAGACAAGGCCACGGGTTCCCAACCCCGTTGACCCTGAAGAGGACTTTGCCGACCGCTGGTACAGGCCTGATTGTCTGCATTTGCGTCTGGAAGAGCATTTCAATGCCTGGCTTTTGCAGGCAAGAACGGATTTTCAGCACATTACATCCACGACTGATACGGAATTTCTCTGTGAACACATTGAAGAGAAGTTTTCGTTGCGGGTGAATGAGTCGGCTAGACCGTGGGAATGGTAA
- a CDS encoding SAVED domain-containing protein: protein MSKSKQNIKEVTRYIKKEVERELWARAAGRCQFNGCNRILYKSPVTQERVNISEKAHIYSFSEDGPRGWGPFKKNPQCLNDVGNLMLMCHDCHKTIDQDKDGSKYSGSLLQQWKKEHEHRVVTVTGIAANRKSHVVFYGSNIGEQRSPLQQEDAMEAMFPERYPVSENSVCLSMSCSHEDKTAAFWESESAHLNRVFDQKVLPLIESDQTKHFSLFSLAPIPLLIQLGTIFTDKISVDTYQPIREPKGWHWQEFPEGFEFIIRKPEKVDGAPVLVISLSDIINHERIRTVMGEKVSVWELTVPEEHIGNDNIRNSAQLSMMRSIIRKLMVLIKDVHGSTTPLSVFPAMAVSCSIEMGRARMPKADMPWIIYDQNNKEKKFIKAITIGDSQ, encoded by the coding sequence ATGAGTAAGAGCAAACAGAACATAAAAGAAGTCACCCGTTACATCAAAAAGGAAGTTGAACGGGAGCTCTGGGCTCGGGCTGCCGGACGGTGTCAGTTCAACGGGTGCAATCGGATACTCTACAAGTCTCCGGTCACTCAGGAGCGGGTTAATATTTCAGAGAAGGCGCACATTTATTCGTTTTCTGAAGATGGTCCACGTGGATGGGGACCGTTTAAAAAGAACCCTCAGTGCCTTAATGACGTGGGCAATCTGATGCTGATGTGCCATGACTGCCACAAGACCATTGATCAGGATAAAGATGGTTCCAAGTATTCCGGATCGCTGCTGCAGCAATGGAAAAAGGAGCATGAACACAGAGTGGTCACGGTTACGGGCATTGCAGCCAACAGAAAATCTCACGTGGTTTTCTACGGCAGTAATATCGGTGAGCAACGGTCGCCGCTTCAGCAGGAAGATGCCATGGAAGCGATGTTTCCGGAGCGCTATCCGGTATCGGAAAACTCTGTCTGCTTATCTATGTCATGCTCCCATGAAGACAAAACGGCTGCGTTCTGGGAATCGGAATCGGCTCATCTGAACCGGGTTTTTGATCAGAAGGTTTTGCCTTTGATTGAAAGTGACCAGACCAAGCATTTCTCGCTGTTCTCTCTGGCCCCGATTCCTTTGTTGATCCAACTGGGGACGATTTTCACGGACAAGATTTCCGTGGATACCTATCAGCCGATCAGGGAGCCTAAAGGCTGGCATTGGCAGGAATTCCCCGAGGGGTTCGAGTTCATCATCAGGAAGCCTGAAAAGGTCGATGGAGCCCCGGTACTGGTCATCTCTTTGAGCGACATCATCAATCACGAACGAATCAGAACGGTCATGGGCGAAAAGGTTTCTGTATGGGAGTTGACTGTGCCGGAAGAACACATCGGCAACGATAATATCCGTAACAGTGCACAGCTTTCCATGATGCGGAGCATCATCCGAAAACTCATGGTTCTGATTAAGGATGTACATGGGTCTACTACTCCACTTTCCGTTTTCCCGGCAATGGCTGTCTCCTGTTCCATCGAGATGGGAAGAGCAAGGATGCCGAAGGCGGATATGCCGTGGATTATTTATGACCAGAACAACAAAGAGAAGAAGTTTATAAAAGCGATAACAATAGGAGACAGCCAATGA